In the Candidatus Zixiibacteriota bacterium genome, one interval contains:
- a CDS encoding glycosyltransferase: protein MKAVFLSSAHSWHTLRWYNSLKDKLQIKVYSHRRNPELESDDFEFLRPPAKNKLCYLLTLSYLKKELKRIKPDILHAHYATSYGLLGALSGHHPLIVSVWGTDIFEFPEKSILHRMLLRYVFKKADRICATSQKLLARCHQLFPQYADKVTVIPFGIDLDLFSPKLQKRNDSLIRIGTAKILYHIYQIDSLMTIFDSLCERYDNIRLSIAGDGPER from the coding sequence ATGAAAGCGGTCTTTCTATCCTCGGCGCATAGCTGGCATACTTTGAGATGGTACAATTCTCTGAAGGACAAACTTCAAATAAAAGTCTATTCTCATCGCCGGAATCCAGAACTGGAAAGTGATGACTTCGAGTTCCTCAGGCCGCCTGCCAAAAACAAGCTCTGTTACCTTCTCACTCTAAGCTATCTTAAAAAAGAGTTGAAACGAATTAAACCGGATATCCTGCACGCCCACTACGCCACTAGTTACGGCTTACTGGGAGCCCTCAGCGGACATCATCCATTGATAGTGTCAGTTTGGGGTACTGATATCTTTGAGTTTCCGGAGAAATCCATTCTTCATCGGATGCTGCTCAGGTATGTTTTCAAGAAGGCCGATCGAATTTGCGCAACTTCGCAGAAACTGCTTGCACGCTGTCACCAGCTTTTCCCACAATACGCTGATAAGGTGACGGTTATACCGTTCGGTATCGACCTCGATCTTTTCAGTCCAAAACTGCAAAAAAGAAATGATAGTCTTATCCGAATCGGGACTGCAAAAATACTGTATCACATCTATCAAATTGACAGTCTGATGACAATCTTCGATTCACTCTGTGAAAGATATGATAATATCAGGTTATCGATTGCGGGTGATGGCCCCGAACGA
- a CDS encoding oligosaccharide flippase family protein, whose amino-acid sequence MFLKDSLHTLLIRVLSYSCAFLVQILVANYLGASSKGELQIAMFAMSVVTVIVGMGFERAIIYHIGKKLYPLQQIWSNTLVYLLTAVLGGTIVLLPVFYLARPIFGQIGFGVLIIAFLLVPFDRFFSFQLGVYNGSGKIRIGNTFTLIESVLFVGFAAVFMIWILPSTAGVLWAHIAAFLLAGILSAVYLAKHFSLAFRPMANARLIKDFLAYGVQGQIGNLTKLIATRIDLLLLNYFMGKSWAGIYSVAINFGDMLFFLPIVLSYVIFPHASRRDHAQGWILIGRVSRISFAFTLFSAIVVAVAAPILIPIFFPPVFIAAIKPLWILLPGIVMFSTFRVLSSGISGLGYPLVQSICTSIAVTSSVLLNLLLIPRYQHLGAALASSISYILAQVILLAIIKFKFRMRVLDFMIPSGDDLRLIRERARAYLNRGQKR is encoded by the coding sequence ATGTTTTTAAAAGACAGCCTCCATACCCTTTTGATTCGGGTATTAAGTTACTCATGCGCATTTTTAGTCCAGATCCTCGTTGCAAATTATCTGGGCGCATCCTCCAAGGGCGAATTGCAGATCGCCATGTTTGCAATGAGCGTGGTGACTGTCATTGTCGGGATGGGGTTCGAACGCGCGATAATATATCATATTGGCAAAAAGCTGTACCCGCTTCAACAGATCTGGTCAAATACACTCGTGTACCTGCTAACCGCGGTGCTGGGCGGGACGATCGTGCTCTTGCCGGTCTTTTACCTGGCACGGCCGATTTTCGGACAGATCGGATTTGGAGTGCTGATTATTGCCTTTTTGCTGGTTCCGTTCGATCGTTTCTTTTCCTTTCAACTGGGTGTTTACAACGGCAGTGGAAAAATCAGAATCGGGAATACTTTTACACTGATCGAGAGCGTTCTCTTCGTCGGGTTTGCAGCGGTGTTCATGATCTGGATTTTGCCCTCGACAGCCGGAGTTTTATGGGCTCATATTGCTGCATTTCTGCTGGCTGGAATATTGTCTGCCGTCTACCTCGCAAAACACTTCAGTTTGGCATTTCGCCCGATGGCGAACGCGCGCTTGATCAAAGACTTTCTGGCGTATGGTGTACAAGGACAAATTGGCAACCTGACCAAGCTGATCGCGACCCGGATAGACCTTTTGCTTTTGAACTACTTCATGGGTAAGTCGTGGGCGGGGATATATTCAGTAGCGATTAATTTCGGCGATATGCTCTTTTTCCTGCCGATAGTATTATCGTATGTCATCTTTCCACATGCTTCGCGGCGGGACCATGCTCAAGGTTGGATACTGATTGGACGGGTAAGCCGAATAAGTTTCGCCTTTACTTTGTTTTCCGCGATCGTGGTGGCGGTGGCGGCACCGATTCTGATTCCGATCTTTTTCCCGCCGGTTTTCATAGCCGCGATCAAACCTCTCTGGATTCTACTGCCCGGGATAGTAATGTTCTCCACTTTCAGAGTGTTGTCATCGGGAATCTCCGGTCTGGGATACCCATTGGTTCAATCCATCTGCACCTCGATAGCGGTGACATCATCGGTTCTGCTCAATCTCTTATTAATTCCACGCTATCAACATCTCGGGGCGGCACTGGCCAGCAGTATCTCATACATACTGGCGCAGGTAATTCTTTTGGCGATTATCAAATTCAAGTTCCGGATGCGTGTGCTCGACTTTATGATTCCTTCCGGGGATGACCTGCGGTTGATCCGGGAGCGTGCCAGGGCTTATCTTAACAGGGGGCAAAAACGATGA
- a CDS encoding aminotransferase class I/II-fold pyridoxal phosphate-dependent enzyme has protein sequence MQVPLLDLKRQYHQIKEEVDRAVAEVLEDTKYIMGPQVLKFEDEIAEYCGTKYAVGVASGTDALLIALRACGVNPGDEVITSTFSFFASAGVISRLGATPVFVDIEDETCNLNPDLLEQAITEKTKVVMPVHIFGQCADMGAITEVAKKHNLMIVEDSAQAIGARYKDKMAGTMGEFGCFSFFPSKNLGGAGDGGMIISNYLDKQTFMKSLRDHGANPKYYHSYIGYNSRLDTLQAAILSVKLKYLDQWTEKRRANAAFYDQKLSGLPLTLPKENSNCYHIYNQYTIATEKRDDLIEYLNDNGVACAIYYPVPLHAQKCYSYLNYDSDDFPVAERLSRQVLSIPIFPDLTDEEKEYVVQKLTEYFS, from the coding sequence ATGCAGGTTCCCTTGCTCGACTTGAAAAGACAATACCATCAGATAAAAGAAGAGGTGGATCGTGCCGTGGCAGAGGTGCTCGAGGATACGAAATACATCATGGGTCCCCAGGTGCTCAAATTCGAAGATGAGATCGCGGAATATTGCGGAACCAAGTATGCCGTTGGCGTGGCTTCCGGAACCGACGCGTTGTTAATCGCTCTCAGGGCCTGCGGTGTGAATCCGGGTGATGAGGTCATTACTTCGACATTTTCGTTTTTTGCCTCGGCCGGTGTGATCTCCCGCCTGGGCGCAACACCGGTCTTTGTGGATATCGAGGATGAAACTTGTAATTTGAATCCAGATCTTCTTGAACAGGCAATAACAGAGAAGACTAAAGTCGTGATGCCGGTTCATATTTTCGGCCAGTGCGCTGACATGGGTGCAATCACGGAGGTTGCAAAGAAGCATAACCTGATGATTGTCGAAGATTCTGCCCAGGCTATCGGCGCGCGCTACAAAGATAAGATGGCCGGTACCATGGGTGAGTTTGGTTGCTTCTCGTTTTTCCCCTCTAAAAATCTGGGCGGAGCAGGTGATGGTGGAATGATAATCTCCAATTATCTCGACAAACAGACCTTCATGAAGAGTCTGCGAGATCACGGTGCGAATCCAAAATACTATCATTCATACATAGGCTACAACAGCAGGCTGGATACTCTCCAGGCCGCAATTCTCTCAGTCAAACTGAAATATCTCGATCAGTGGACCGAAAAGCGAAGAGCCAATGCCGCTTTCTACGATCAAAAACTGTCAGGTTTGCCGCTCACTCTGCCGAAGGAAAATTCCAATTGTTACCATATCTACAACCAGTACACGATAGCTACTGAGAAGCGCGATGACTTGATTGAGTACCTTAATGACAATGGAGTAGCCTGCGCTATCTATTATCCGGTACCGCTTCATGCCCAGAAATGTTACAGCTATTTGAATTATGATTCCGATGATTTTCCGGTGGCGGAACGTCTCTCCCGGCAGGTGCTTTCGATTCCAATATTCCCCGATCTGACCGATGAAGAAAAAGAGTACGTAGTTCAGAAATTAACTGAATATTTTTCCTAA